GCGGCTGCCTCCGTGCAGCTCATCGCCGAAACCGCGGCCGAAGCCGCAGAACTCGCCACCTCCACGGTGGCCGAACTCGGCGAGGCGATCCAGGTCCTTGTCGACGAACGCGGCGGTCTGCGCGACGAGAAGGGCCGCCTCGGCGAGGAATTGGGGTCGACACGAACCCAGCTGCAGAAGCTCAAGGACGCCGCCGCCGAGGCGGAACTCGCGAAGGAGCGGTTCCGGCTCAAGCTGGAGGAGATCTCTCACCGGTCGGACGAGGAGACGGGGCTGAGCATCGACCGCCTCGTCGACGAATTCGGACCGCACCTGCCCGTCCCGTCGTTCGAGGACGGTGTGGAGGACCGCCCATATGTGCGCGCCGAAGTGGAGAAGCGGCAGAAGCAGGCGGCCTCGCAGCTCAAGCGCATCGGCACGGTCAATCCGCTCGCGCTCGAGGAGTACGAGGCGCTGAAGGAGCGGCATCAGTTCCTCGAGAAGCAGATCGCGGACATCGAATCCTCCCGCAAGGACCTCATGCAGCTTGTCGAGGAGGTCGACCGGCACGTCGAACGCGTCTTCGCCGAAGCCTATGCGGATACGGCGCGGGAATTCGAGGACATCTTCTCGCGCCTCTTCCCCGGCGGTGAGGGCGCACTGAGCCTGACGGATCCCGACGATATGCTCACCACCGGCGTCGACGTGCACGCCCGCCCGGCCGGCAAGAAGGTCAAACGCCTGTCTCTGCTCTCCGGAGGGGAGCGGTCGCTGGTCGCCGTGGCCATGCTGGTCGCGATCTTCAAGGCCCGACCGAGCCCGTTCTACGTCATGGACGAGGTCGAAGCGGCACTCGACGATCTCAACCTCTCGCGGCTGCTGACCGTGTTCGAAGAGCTGCAGGACTCCTCGCAGCTCATCGTCATCACCCACCAGAAACGGACGATGGAGATCGCCGACGCCCTCTACGGTGTGACGATGCACGGCGACGGAGTGTCGAAAGTCATATCACAGCGGATCCCGTGATCCGCGCTCGACGTTCCAGCCGATGTGCCCGAGGTGACGGGCCCGCAGCTGGAGCACAAGGCTGATTGACGGTGGTGCCCAGGACAGTCCCAGGGAATTTTGCAACTGCGCTACGGCGGGCGAGCACAATTGTCGTGGCCGGGGACTATAGACTTGGGTCGAGACACAGGTATTCGAAGAACGTGAGGAGCGGGACGTCCATGGCCGAGGCTGCTGTACTGCGAGGTGGCTCTAGGGCATGAATTCGGTACTTGTCGTCGTCGTCGGGCTGGCGATCTCGTTCGCTCTGGCACTCGTCGTGGTCCTCCTCGTGGCCCTGCCCGGCCTGCGCGCCGAAGGACGCCTGCGCTACTCTTCCGACGTGCAGCGATTCCGTCTGCCGCCCGAATGGACCGGCTACGACGACGAAGTCCACGAATTCTTCGGCCACGATGACGGCACCTCGCATCTGGCGACGCGGGAACAGGCGGCAGTGACCGCGATCCGCGATCACTCCTACGTGCTGCGCCCCCAGCCCCGACGCCATGCGGCCCCCTCACTCATCACGGTGCGCCCGCGCACCCGCCATTGGAAGATTCCCGAGTCCGGAACCGGGTGGAAGACCACCGCCGGGCTGCTCTTCGGCAGCCGCGGTTCCTGACCCGCGACCCGTGCGGCCCCGAGCGATCGAGGCTCACGACAACGGAGACAGCGCCGACTGATTCCGGCGCGCACACCGACACACAGACACCACCGGAAGAGTCCGGGAACTCGAGTGCCGTCGGCCAGAACGGCGGCACTCAAAGGAGGACGGAAGAACCATGGATCAGCCGATCATCTTGCTCATCGTCGCGGCGATCGTGTTCGCGATCGTCGTCGGCGTGGGCATCTCCCTGCGCGTCAACGCCCGCAAGAAGGGCTTCGACGACAAGCAAGGCATCGATGCGGAAGTCACCGGTGAGCTGAGCATCGATGAAGTCGCCGAGGCGGTCGAGAAGGACAAAGCCGAAGCGCGCGGTTCCGAGGTCCCCACCGAACCGGCCAGCCGCCTCGTGCGCCTGCGCGAACGCCTGGCGAAGTCGAACACCGGGCTCGGGCGCGGACTGCTCAACCTCCTTTCACGCGACAACCTCGACGAATCCACGTGGGAGGAGATCGAGGATACGCTCATCCTCGCCGACGTCGGCGTCGAACCGACTACCGAACTCGTCGACCGCCTGCGCGAACGCGTCAAGGTGCTCGGCACCCGGGATCCTGAAGAGGTTCGCGGGCTGCTGCGCGAAGAGCTCATCAAACTCGTCGATCCGACGATGGACCGTTCGCTTGCCGACACCGGCAAGGGTGATGACCCCTCCGTCATCCTCGTCGTCGGCGTCAACGGTGCCGGGAAGACGACGACGGTGGGCAAGATCGCTCGTGTGCTCGTCGCCGAGGACAAGACCGTGCTGCTTGGTGCCGCAGACACCTTCCGTGCCGCCGCGGCCGAACAGCTGGCCACATGGGGTGAACGCGTCGGCGTCGAAACCGTCCGCAAGGAAGAAGGGGCCGACCCAGCCTCGGTGGCCTACTCGGCCGTCGAACAGGGGCAGGCCGACGGCACCGACGTCGTCCTCATCGACACCGCCGGACGTCTGCAGAACAAACGCGGACTCATGGACGAGCTCGGCAAGGTCAAGCGAGTGGCCACCCGCCCGCTGGGGGAGGGCCACGAGATCGACGAAGTGCTCCTCGTCCTCGACGCGACCACCGGACAGAACGGCATGCAGCAGGCGAAGGTCTTCGCCGAGGCGGTCGACATCACCGGAATCGTGCTCACCAAGCTCGACGGCACCGCGAAGGGCGGAATCGTCGTCGCCGTCCAGCGTGAGCTCGGAGTTCCGGTCAAGCTCATCGGCCTCGGCGAAGGTGCGGACGACCTGGCGCCATTCACCGCAGAAGGGTTCGTCGACGCGCTGCTCGACTGATTTCGCATACTGATTCTGCCGGGTCTCACCCTTGTATCTGCTGGGGGAGGCCCGGCTTGTCATATTCACGAAACATGGGCGAAGCATCACTGTGACATGCGTCATGGAAACTGTCTCTGCGCGGTTCGATACGGAACCGGCTTCGACAGATGAGAGACGACATGGAACTCGATGCAGTGAACGTATGGATGATGGTCGCAGCGGGGTTGGTCCTGCTCATGACCCCGGGTGTGGCGTTCTTCTACGGCGGGATGACGCGCATCACCTCGGCCATCAACATGATGATGATGGTCTTCTCCGCAATGGCCGTCGGCGGGCTCGTCTGGGTGCTCTACGGATACGGACTGAGCTCGGGTGACTCGATCGCCGGGCTCGTCGGCAACCCGCTGTCCCAGCTCGGACTCACCGGTGCCGTGACCGATGATCCCGCCTCGCTGATCTCGATCGGCTACGGTTCGACGTTTGCGATGATCGCGATCGCGCTCATCGCCGGTGCGGTCGCCGACCGAGCGAAATTCTCCACCTGGTTGGTCTTCTCCGCCGCCTGGGTGACCATCGTGTACTGCCCGCTGGCGTTCATGGTCTGGGGCGACGGGCTGCTCAGCGAATCCGGTGCGATCGGCAGCCTGTTCGGCCCGGCCATCGACTTCGCTGGCGGCACCGTCGTCCACATCAATGCCGGAATCTCGGCGCTCGTCCTCGTCGTCGTCATGGGCCGCCGTGCCCGCTTCTCGACCCCTCACAAACCACACAACATTCCGATCACCGTGCTCGGCGCGGCCCTGCTGTGGTTCGGCTGGTTCGGCTTCAACGGCGGTGCCGCCTCGACGATCGAACAGGGCGGCCTCATCTGGATCAACACCCTGGTCGCACCGGCTGCCGGCATGATCACCTGGATCATGATCGAACGGCTGCGGGCCTCACGGCCTTCCAGCATCGGCAGCGTTTCGGGAGCGATCGCCGGCCTCGTCGCAATCACCCCGGCATGTGCCAACGTCGATCCCTACGCCGCCGTGCTCATCGGCATCGCCGCAGGTGCGGGAGCGATCTTCGCCGTCGAAGCGAAGAATCGTCTGCGCTACGACGATGCGCTCGATGTGGTGGCCGTCCACCTCGTGGCCGGAATCATCGGCACGGCAATGATCGGATTCTTCGCCTTCCCACACGAGGACGGGCCGGCAGGCCTGTTCTACGGAGGCGGACTCGAACTCCTCATCGCGCAGGTGCTCGCCTGCCTCGTGGCCATCGTCTTCGCCGGCCTCGTCACACTGGCCATTTCGCTGGTGCTGCGGTCGACGATGGGACTGCGGATCGACCCCCGCGAGGAACTCGAAGGGATCGACGCCTTCGAGCACGCGGAGCAGGCCTACTCCTTCCGGTGACCTGCGGCGGTCGGCGGCAACTGCTGACGACCGCCTCGGTGAAGGAGCTCACGGGGGTTTGCCAGCGTGCGCAGTTTCAGCCGAACGCGGGTGAGTTGCTAGTCTAGAGAGTCGACCAAACCATCGTGAAGAAGGCTTGTACGTGTTTAACTCTCTGTCCGACAGGCTCACCGCGACTTTCAAGAATCTGCGCGGTAAGGGCCGGCTGTCCGAAGCCGACGTCGATGCCACCATTCGTGAGATCCGACGTGCCCTGCTCGACGCCGACGTCGCCCTGCCTGTCGTGCGCGCCTTCACCGGCCGGATCCGCGAACGCGCCCTGTCCGAGGAGGTCTCGGGCGCACTCAATCCCGGCCAGCAGGTCGTCAAGATCGTCAATGACGAACTCGTCGGCATCCTCGGCGGTCAGACCCGTCGTCTCAACTTCGCCAAGCGCCCGCCGACGGTCATCATGCTCGCCGGTCTCCAGGGTGCCGGTAAGACCACCCTGGCCGGAAAGCTCGCCCACTGGCTGAAGTCCGAGGGCCACCGGCCGATGCTCGTCGCAGCCGACCTGCAGCGCCCCAACGCCGTCAACCAGCTCCAGATCGTCGGTGAACGTGCCGGTGCTGTGGTCTACGCCCCGGAACCGGGCAACGGTGTCGGCGATCCGATCCAGGTCGCCACCGACTCGATCGACGTCGCGAAGTCCAAACTCCATGACGTCGTCATCGTCGATACGGCTGGCCGTCTCGGCATCGACGAGGAGCTCATGCAGCAGGCCGCGGACATCCGCACCGCGGTCAACCCCGACGAAGTCCTCTTCGTCATCGATGCGATGATCGGTCAGGACGCGGTGAAGACCGCTGAGGCGTTCCTCGA
Above is a window of Brevibacterium siliguriense DNA encoding:
- the ftsY gene encoding signal recognition particle-docking protein FtsY codes for the protein MDQPIILLIVAAIVFAIVVGVGISLRVNARKKGFDDKQGIDAEVTGELSIDEVAEAVEKDKAEARGSEVPTEPASRLVRLRERLAKSNTGLGRGLLNLLSRDNLDESTWEEIEDTLILADVGVEPTTELVDRLRERVKVLGTRDPEEVRGLLREELIKLVDPTMDRSLADTGKGDDPSVILVVGVNGAGKTTTVGKIARVLVAEDKTVLLGAADTFRAAAAEQLATWGERVGVETVRKEEGADPASVAYSAVEQGQADGTDVVLIDTAGRLQNKRGLMDELGKVKRVATRPLGEGHEIDEVLLVLDATTGQNGMQQAKVFAEAVDITGIVLTKLDGTAKGGIVVAVQRELGVPVKLIGLGEGADDLAPFTAEGFVDALLD
- a CDS encoding ammonium transporter, whose translation is MELDAVNVWMMVAAGLVLLMTPGVAFFYGGMTRITSAINMMMMVFSAMAVGGLVWVLYGYGLSSGDSIAGLVGNPLSQLGLTGAVTDDPASLISIGYGSTFAMIAIALIAGAVADRAKFSTWLVFSAAWVTIVYCPLAFMVWGDGLLSESGAIGSLFGPAIDFAGGTVVHINAGISALVLVVVMGRRARFSTPHKPHNIPITVLGAALLWFGWFGFNGGAASTIEQGGLIWINTLVAPAAGMITWIMIERLRASRPSSIGSVSGAIAGLVAITPACANVDPYAAVLIGIAAGAGAIFAVEAKNRLRYDDALDVVAVHLVAGIIGTAMIGFFAFPHEDGPAGLFYGGGLELLIAQVLACLVAIVFAGLVTLAISLVLRSTMGLRIDPREELEGIDAFEHAEQAYSFR